Proteins from one Oncorhynchus tshawytscha isolate Ot180627B linkage group LG16, Otsh_v2.0, whole genome shotgun sequence genomic window:
- the LOC112233080 gene encoding protein-S-isoprenylcysteine O-methyltransferase isoform X1 has translation MAGNKLALEGKISIISFLLGLGVVIIPLIRTFAGHLDWVFVYLTGVRGKIAIAVYIAVLNGFLLIIYKGPLYKVAVRACFLGFTFGCGLIISFSQSTWTHFGWYMCSMSFFHYSEYLVTAIINPRSLSLDSFLLNHSVEYTVAAVSSWVEFTIEKLSIPELKQLSWLSLVGLVMVLCGDFLRKSAMLTAGSNFNHIVQNEKAQSHVLVTDGVYAFFRHPSYVGWFYWSIGTQVMLCNPVCIAGYTMASWRFFRERIEEEELSLLHFFGEDYLEYKKKVGTGLPFISGIRINSS, from the exons ATGGCAGGCAATAAGTTGGCATTAGAGGGAAAAATAAGTATTATAAGCTTTCTTTTAGGGCTTGGCGTTGTTATAATTCCCCTTATTAGAACATTCGCTGGACACCTTGACTGGGTATTCGTCTATCTCACTGGAGTGAGGGGGAAAATAGCTATTGCGGTGTATATCGCTGTTCTCAATGGCTTCTTGCTAATCATATATAAGGGACCTCTATATAAG GTTGCTGTGCGAGCCTGCTTCCTTGGTTTTACTTTTGGGTGTGGCTTGATCATAAGCTTTTCCCAATCTACATGGACACACTTTGGCTG GTACATGTGTTCCATGTCTTTCTTCCACTACTCTGAGTACTTGGTGACGGCCATCATTAACCCCCGCAGCCTGTCTCTGGACTCATTCCTGCTCAACCACAGTGTGGAGTACACCGTGGCTGCCGTCTCCTCATGGGTGGAGTTCACTATAGAGAAGCTCTCTATCCCAG AGCTGAAGCAGCTGAGCTGGCTCAGCCTGGTGGGCCTGGTGATGGTGCTGTGTGGGGACTTCCTGCGTAAGTCTGCCATGCTGACGGCTGGCTCTAACTTTAACCACATCGTCCAGAACGAGAAGGCCCAGAGCCACGTGCTGGTCACCGATGGGGTCTATGCCTTCTTCAGACACCCGTCCTACGTGGGCTGGTTCTACTGGAGCATTGGCACACAG GTGATGCTGTGCAACCCTGTCTGCATCGCGGGCTACACCATGGCCAGTTGGCGCTTCTTCCGTGAACGGATTGAGGAGGAGgagctctctctcctccatttctttgGAGAGGACTACCTGGAATACAAGAAGAAGGTGGGCACCGGCCTGCCCTTTATTTCAGGCATCCGCATCAACAGCTCCTAG
- the LOC112233080 gene encoding protein-S-isoprenylcysteine O-methyltransferase isoform X2 translates to MCSMSFFHYSEYLVTAIINPRSLSLDSFLLNHSVEYTVAAVSSWVEFTIEKLSIPELKQLSWLSLVGLVMVLCGDFLRKSAMLTAGSNFNHIVQNEKAQSHVLVTDGVYAFFRHPSYVGWFYWSIGTQVMLCNPVCIAGYTMASWRFFRERIEEEELSLLHFFGEDYLEYKKKVGTGLPFISGIRINSS, encoded by the exons ATGTGTTCCATGTCTTTCTTCCACTACTCTGAGTACTTGGTGACGGCCATCATTAACCCCCGCAGCCTGTCTCTGGACTCATTCCTGCTCAACCACAGTGTGGAGTACACCGTGGCTGCCGTCTCCTCATGGGTGGAGTTCACTATAGAGAAGCTCTCTATCCCAG AGCTGAAGCAGCTGAGCTGGCTCAGCCTGGTGGGCCTGGTGATGGTGCTGTGTGGGGACTTCCTGCGTAAGTCTGCCATGCTGACGGCTGGCTCTAACTTTAACCACATCGTCCAGAACGAGAAGGCCCAGAGCCACGTGCTGGTCACCGATGGGGTCTATGCCTTCTTCAGACACCCGTCCTACGTGGGCTGGTTCTACTGGAGCATTGGCACACAG GTGATGCTGTGCAACCCTGTCTGCATCGCGGGCTACACCATGGCCAGTTGGCGCTTCTTCCGTGAACGGATTGAGGAGGAGgagctctctctcctccatttctttgGAGAGGACTACCTGGAATACAAGAAGAAGGTGGGCACCGGCCTGCCCTTTATTTCAGGCATCCGCATCAACAGCTCCTAG